From a single Zeugodacus cucurbitae isolate PBARC_wt_2022May chromosome Y, idZeuCucr1.2, whole genome shotgun sequence genomic region:
- the LOC128923472 gene encoding uncharacterized protein LOC128923472 has translation MNIIVKIKMEKDKKLKQKRLRLKPSHRWTESQSLQLLQAVSDAIKDSPESFEKPTSQRFYEKLQQNTPALQSVVCVAMKSKMRYLKALYVAAAAWKNKTGSGLLANGDESSVSAHVNKICPNFDLLEVIFGQRKNVNPGVIFESTDSIEVLADSPCADSSLNDTIDSYDLCALDCEDLVDPILPISISSDCSAAAAATSTPQSSLDFRSSTKKPKRKSEAPFNKLIFIQEKRLELEVKKIELEKEKEKNEVELKRIELNNQLEMKRIETESEKETKLEIEKLKLASEERIKMFEIELKLKSK, from the exons ATGAatattattgtgaaaattaaaatggaaaag gataaaaagttaaagcaaaAGCGTCTACGGCTGAAACCGTCCCATCGCTGGACAGAGTCGCAGTCCCTGCAGCTGTTGCAAGCAGTATCCGACGCAATTAAAGATAGTCCAGAATCTTTTGAG AAACCGACCTCCCAAAGGTTTTacgaaaaattgcagcaaaataCACCGGCACTTCAATCTGTCGTTTGCGTagctatgaaaagcaaaatgaggTATCTCAAAGCGTTGTACGTTGCCGCGGCAGCCTGGAAAAACAAAACTGGGTCTGGACTACTCGCTAATGGTGACGAGTCAAGCGTATCAGCGCATGTCAACAAAATTTGTCCCAACTTTGACTTACTGGAAGTTATCTTCGGGCAACGCAAAAATGTAAATCCCGgagtaatttttgaaagcacTGACAGCATTGAAGTACTGGCTGATTCCCCTTGTGCTGATAGTTCGTTAAACGATACCATCGATTCCTACGACTTGTGTGCGCTCGATTGTGAGGATTTAGTTGACCCAATATTACCTATAAGTATAAGTAGCGATTGCAGTGCCGCCGCCGCGGCAACTTCTACACCACAAAGTTCGTTGGACTTTAgaagttcaacaaaaaaaccaaaaagaaagagtgaagccccgttcaataaattgatttttattcaggAGAAAAGGTTGGAATTAGAAGTTAAGAAAATAgaattagaaaaagaaaaagaaaagaatgaggtcgagttgaaaagaattgaactgaataatcaattagaaatgaaaagaattgaaactgaatcagaaaaagaaaccaaactagaaattgaaaaactgaaaCTTGCTAGTGAAGAAcgcattaaaatgtttgaaatagagttaaagttaaaatcaaaataa
- the LOC128923471 gene encoding putative nuclease HARBI1 isoform X1, giving the protein MNALQILCVNATYLCIKQLFGCQNIKMPKVSEKAKFIQLCEKSLVFDLLMLELFGKHDEIQRKKEDEIMEDFSFALAAAAYFRYGSTFVHHSVPKSPNFLIDVLPHLDENRFREIVRVSKTTFDFIIDLIKDDEVFNGPRSCKQFPIQIQLAVVMYRLGSCGEGATITKIASLFGISDGGVIQVMTNRVFDAIIKRKTQFLFWPDPVERRALVVQTLSELPHCVGYVDGTEIKLAEKPTVDCEAYFSRKHIYSLKAQCVCDHKLVIRHMVLGYPGSVHDARIYNNCELSTNATEMLTGSEWLAADSAYKLTSTLITPFRINATEGTLNQRILFNRTFSQYRIRIEHCFGLLKERFNSLKELKIQIKSDNSVKFACRWILVCAILHNIILKENDGGFDVDEESISENSEVDEPGDQNLPTVEGASKRLSLLSLMET; this is encoded by the exons ATGAACGCACTTCAAATTCTTTGTGTAAAtgccacttatttatgtattaaacagctgtttgggtgtcaaaatattaaaatgccgaaagttagcgaaaaagcaaaatttattcaactttgcgaaaaatcactagtatttgatttgttaatgttGGAGCTGTTTGGAAAACATGACG aaatccaacgcaaaaagGAAGATGAAATTATGGAAGACTTTAGCTTTGCATTGGCAGCTGCTGCATATTTTAGATATGGATCTACATTTGTTCATCATTCTGTCCCAAAATCACCCAActttttaatagatgtattaccGCATTTGGATGAAAACAGGTTTCGAGAAATTGTGCGAGTCAGCAAAACCACATTTGATTTTATCATTGATCTGATAAAGGATGACGAAGTGTTCAATGGTCCACGTTCATGTAAACAGTTTCCTATCCAAATTCAATTGGCTGTAGTAATGTACCGACTGGGTTCATGTGGAGAAGGAGcaacaattactaaaattgctagTTTGTTTGGTATTAGCGATGGTGGAGTAATACAG GTCATGACCAACAGGGTATTTGATGCAATTATTAAAAGGAAAACTCAGTTTCTGTTTTGGCCGGACCCTGTAGAGCGTAGAGCTTTAGTTGTTCAAACACTCAGTGAGCTACCACATTGTGTTGGCTACGTAGATGGAACGGAGATAAAATTGGCGGAAAAACCCACtgtagattgcgaagcatatttttctcgcaagcatatatattcacttaaggCTCAATGTGTGTGTGACCACAAACTAGTAATTCGTCATATGGTATTGGGGTATCCCGGTAGTGTTCACGACGCTAGGATATACAACAATTGCGAGCTATCCACAAACGCCACTGAAATGCTAACAGGATCAGAGTGGTTAGCTGCAGacagtgcatataaattaacttCGACCCTTATTACTCCTTTTAGAATAAACGCAACGGAAGGCACCTTGAATCAACGAATTCTGTTCAACAGAACGTTCAGCCAGTACCGAATAAGAATTGAGCATTGCTTTGGTTTATTGAAAGAACGTTTTAATAGCTTGAAAgaactcaaaattcaaataaagagtGATAATTCGGTAAAGTTTGCATGCCGGTGGATATTAGTTTGTgcgatattgcacaatattatattaaaagaaaacgacgGTGGTTTTGATGTTGACGAAGAAAGCATTAGTGAAAACAGTGAAGTCGACGAGCCTGGGGATCAAAACTTACCAACAGTTGAAGGTGCATCTAAGCGCCTTTCATTGTTATCACTAatggaaacttaa
- the LOC128923471 gene encoding putative nuclease HARBI1 isoform X2, protein MISEIQRKKEDEIMEDFSFALAAAAYFRYGSTFVHHSVPKSPNFLIDVLPHLDENRFREIVRVSKTTFDFIIDLIKDDEVFNGPRSCKQFPIQIQLAVVMYRLGSCGEGATITKIASLFGISDGGVIQVMTNRVFDAIIKRKTQFLFWPDPVERRALVVQTLSELPHCVGYVDGTEIKLAEKPTVDCEAYFSRKHIYSLKAQCVCDHKLVIRHMVLGYPGSVHDARIYNNCELSTNATEMLTGSEWLAADSAYKLTSTLITPFRINATEGTLNQRILFNRTFSQYRIRIEHCFGLLKERFNSLKELKIQIKSDNSVKFACRWILVCAILHNIILKENDGGFDVDEESISENSEVDEPGDQNLPTVEGASKRLSLLSLMET, encoded by the exons atgatttcagaaatccaacgcaaaaagGAAGATGAAATTATGGAAGACTTTAGCTTTGCATTGGCAGCTGCTGCATATTTTAGATATGGATCTACATTTGTTCATCATTCTGTCCCAAAATCACCCAActttttaatagatgtattaccGCATTTGGATGAAAACAGGTTTCGAGAAATTGTGCGAGTCAGCAAAACCACATTTGATTTTATCATTGATCTGATAAAGGATGACGAAGTGTTCAATGGTCCACGTTCATGTAAACAGTTTCCTATCCAAATTCAATTGGCTGTAGTAATGTACCGACTGGGTTCATGTGGAGAAGGAGcaacaattactaaaattgctagTTTGTTTGGTATTAGCGATGGTGGAGTAATACAG GTCATGACCAACAGGGTATTTGATGCAATTATTAAAAGGAAAACTCAGTTTCTGTTTTGGCCGGACCCTGTAGAGCGTAGAGCTTTAGTTGTTCAAACACTCAGTGAGCTACCACATTGTGTTGGCTACGTAGATGGAACGGAGATAAAATTGGCGGAAAAACCCACtgtagattgcgaagcatatttttctcgcaagcatatatattcacttaaggCTCAATGTGTGTGTGACCACAAACTAGTAATTCGTCATATGGTATTGGGGTATCCCGGTAGTGTTCACGACGCTAGGATATACAACAATTGCGAGCTATCCACAAACGCCACTGAAATGCTAACAGGATCAGAGTGGTTAGCTGCAGacagtgcatataaattaacttCGACCCTTATTACTCCTTTTAGAATAAACGCAACGGAAGGCACCTTGAATCAACGAATTCTGTTCAACAGAACGTTCAGCCAGTACCGAATAAGAATTGAGCATTGCTTTGGTTTATTGAAAGAACGTTTTAATAGCTTGAAAgaactcaaaattcaaataaagagtGATAATTCGGTAAAGTTTGCATGCCGGTGGATATTAGTTTGTgcgatattgcacaatattatattaaaagaaaacgacgGTGGTTTTGATGTTGACGAAGAAAGCATTAGTGAAAACAGTGAAGTCGACGAGCCTGGGGATCAAAACTTACCAACAGTTGAAGGTGCATCTAAGCGCCTTTCATTGTTATCACTAatggaaacttaa